A stretch of the Notolabrus celidotus isolate fNotCel1 chromosome 3, fNotCel1.pri, whole genome shotgun sequence genome encodes the following:
- the kcna4 gene encoding potassium voltage-gated channel subfamily A member 1, with the protein MEFAMVGADGGSHMPYGYAQARARERERERERQVAQTRAAAAAAAAEGGSGAEGGGGGSGGGNSGGGGCGSNGGSTSSSSSSSSSAHLLNNRQHQSRAASSSTNANISSSGTASRPSSSSSTSSTSSSSQHQQEPEQQQRVLRERKKQRGVGRWRRSRTQTLGGDLRQSELRLLGSEEDIMIQEEDETEGAEEEEEEEGEEEEGGRGSKRSSFLCNMDDEEETVSLTDRRPQSGYENIYSECCCERVVINVSGLKFETQLKTLTQFPDTLLGDPDKRIRYFDPLRNEYFFDRNRPSFDAILYFYQSGGRLKRPVNVPFDIFSEEVKFYELGDEAILKFREDEGFVKEEEKPLPEDEFKRQIWLLFEYPESSSPARGIAVVSVLVIVISIVIFCLETLPEFRDEKEYLQPRVNSTQPDHGFTPFNDPFFIVETVCIIWFSFEIIVRFFASPSKPAFFKNIMNSIDIVSILPYFITLGTDLAQHQGKGEQAMSFAILRIIRLVRVFRIFKLSRHSKGLQILGHTLRASMRELALLIFFLVIGVILFSSAVYFAEADEPTSQFTSIPDAFWWAVVTMTTVGYGDMKPITVGGKIVGSLCAIAGVLTIALPVPVIVSNFNYFYHRETDNEDQTPAVESMPPGCPYFPDFLRKFKGSPSGSSLGDKAEYMEMEEGVTESLCGLDKSPSKGNGTDIGRRNSTNSKSIQTDV; encoded by the coding sequence ATGGAGTTTGCTATGGTGGGCGCGGACGGCGGCAGCCACATGCCTTACGGGTATGCCCAAGCTCGCGCACGGGAGAGGGAGCGCGAAAGAGAGCGCCAGGTAGCCCAGACGAGAGCCGCGGCTGCTGCAGCCGCTGCCGAAGGAGGCTCCGGTgcggagggaggaggaggcggcaGTGGAGGTGGAAATAGTGGTGGTGGCGGCTGCGGCAGCAATGGGgggtccacctcctcctcctcctcctcctcctcgagCGCTCATCTCCTTAACAACCGCCAGCATCAGTCTCGcgccgcctcctcctccacgAACGCCAACATCAGCAGCAGCGGTACCGCCTCgcgcccctcctcctcctcctcaacctcctccacctcctcctcctcgcagCACCAGCAGGAGCCCGAGCAACAACAGAGAGTTCTCAGAGAGCGGAAAAAGCAGCGCGGCGTCGGACGCTGGAGACGCAGCCGGACGCAGACTCTCGGCGGTGACCTGCGCCAGTCGGAGCTGAGGCTGCTCGGATCCGAGGAGGACATCATGATACAGGAGGAAGACGAGACTGAAGGTgccgaggaagaggaggaggaggagggggaggaggaggaggggggccgGGGAAGCAAGAGGTCGAGTTTTCTGTGTAACatggatgatgaagaggagacgGTGTCGCTCACGGACAGGCGCCCTCAGTCCGGGTACGAAAACATTTACAGCGAGTGCTGCTGCGAGAGAGTTGTCATCAACGTGTCGGGGCTGAAGTTTGAAACTCAGCTCAAGACTCTCACTCAGTTCCCAGACACGCTCCTGGGAGACCCCGACAAGAGAATCAGGTACTTTGACCCGCTGAGGAACGAATACTTCTTCGACCGGAACAGACCGAGTTTTGACGCCATTCTGTACTTTTACCAGTCAGGGGGGCGGTTGAAAAGACCCGTCAATGTCCCGTTTGATATATTCTCCGAGGAAGTGAAGTTTTATGAACTCGGGGACGAAGCGATACTAAAGTTCCGTGAGGATGAAGGTTTtgtaaaagaggaggaaaagccTCTGCCGGAGGACGAGTTCAAGCGCCAAATTTGGCTGCTTTTTGAGTATCCAGAGAGCTCGAGCCCTGCCCGGGGAATAGCGGTGGTGTCTGTGCTGGTTATAGTTATTTCCATTGTTATTTTCTGCCTGGAGACGCTGCCGGAGTTCAGGGATGAAAAAGAGTATCTACAGCCACGAGTCAACTCCACTCAGCCAGACCACGGATTTACTCCTTTCAACGACCCGTTTTTCATCGTGGAGACGGTCTGCATCATCTGGTTCTCCTTTGAGATTATAGTCCGCTTCTTTGCAAGTCCGAGCAAACCCGCTTTCTTCAAAAACATTATGAACTCTATAGACATTGTTTCCATTTTGCCTTATTTCATAACTCTCGGCACGGACCTGGCACAGCACCAAGGCAAAGGGGAGCAGGCGATGAGCTTTGCCATCCTGAGAATAATCCGCCTTGTAAGAGTGTTTCGCATCTTCAAACTTTCCAGGCACTCAAAGGGGCTGCAGATCCTGGGTCATACCCTGCGCGCCAGCATGAGGGAGCTGGCCCTCCTCATTTTCTTCCTGGTCATTGGAGTCATCCTCTTCTCCAGCGCGGTCTACTTCGCCGAGGCAGACGAGCCTACATCTCAGTTCACGAGCATCCCGGACGCGTTCTGGTGGGCCGTGGTGACCATGACAACGGTGGGTTACGGTGACATGAAGCCCATCACAGTCGGGGGGAAGATAGTGGGCTCCCTGTGCGCGATCGCTGGTGTGTTAACCATCGCGCTCCCGGTGCCAGTCATAGTGTCCAACTTTAACTACTTTTACCACAGGGAGACGGACAACGAGGACCAGACGCCGGCGGTAGAAAGCATGCCCCCGGGCTGCCCCTACTTCCCGGACTTCTTGAGGAAATTCAAAGGCTCACCCTCGGGCTCCTCGCTGGGTGACAAAGCGGAGTATatggagatggaggagggggtGACGGAGTCACTTTGCGGGCTGGACAAGAGCCCGAGTAAAGGAAACGGAACAGACATAGGAAGGAGAAACAGTACTAACTCAAAATCCATTCAGACTGACGTGTGA